The genomic interval TATACCCACTGTGTTTTCGATCAAGACCCGGGATAAGGCGAAGGATTGCAAATAAATCCCATTTCATCGTTACACTCTTCTGCTGCAGTCAATGCGTTGGAAGAGGATATCCGCGACGGCCTTGAAACTCTGGGGTATACCGCAGTCGTACGGAATTCCAGGTTTTTACATTCGagaggtgtacgtataggtatacgttgtACCTCTCGCGGGGCAAAAAGTGACATCCGCCCTCGGTGTGCCGAGTGTACATTTCTAGCCACGCAATCCTCGGAGATGCCGTGCTCGCGAGATAGGCGCGGTAAAGGGTGtaacgaagagagaaagaagaaatatccTTAAGTTGCGGCCGGCAATTAGTGTAAAACTGGTTTTCTTGATAAATTAGCTGCAGCCGTGGGTTGCGCCATTTCGCACCGAGCTGCAAGTATAGAATAAGCCGCACGTAATCGGCAGCGGCGCAAGTCGGACGTTTATCGGTTCCCGTTCCACCGCGGCGCGCTTGCAAAAGAACTGTTCGAATTATATACCAGggaataatacgtatacgcgcgcgcgGGAACTTAGGGCGAAGATAATAGTTGAGACGGCGCGTAGAATTTCTCGTCCGGCTTAGCCGGCCACCACCTGATTCCACGCTGTGCATTTCCAGACTCGCAAGATGTCGACTTGGACGCTATACTCGGCGAACTCTGCGCACTCGAGAGGAGATGCGACGGCGATATCGCGGCGACGCCGGCACCCGATTCCCAGAGACAGGGGAGACCGAACAGCGCCAGAATCAACACCGCAGAGAATACGGACATCGGGAAAAATgacggaggtaaaaaaaaaaaaaaaatcaccctctCGCGCGTTCGTCCTAGAGATCCGTCGATATCCGAGTCCGCCGGAGTCGAATACTGGAGagcccgatttttttttctcacccacAGGAATGCGGACCGACAGTCCTGACAACGACAGCGCTTTTTCCGACACCGTCTCCATGCTATCGAGCGAGAGTTCCGCCAGCAGCAGCGGATCTGGACACAAACCACCTCAGAACACGATGCACACGGTTCCCCAGCAGCAGCCGCATCACCTCATGGGTAAGTTTGTTGCAACACCGTAGATCTTACGGCGTGTCCAACCGGATCGCGTGGCTAATAGAAGTCTTCTCGGTCATCGCGTAGACGCTGCGGGGCGAGCCAAAgcggaaaaaattcgtttggCGCTCGAGAAAATTCGCGAGGCCAGCGtgcaaaaacttttcatcaaAGCCTTCACTCTGGACGGTAGCGGAAAAAGTCTCCTCGTCGACGAAGGGATGAGCGTTGCACACGTCTGCAGACTCCTAGCTGACAAAAACCACGTCCCGATGGATCCGAAGTGGGCGGTGGTCGAACACCTCCCCGATCTGTTCATGGGTACGATTTTTTGGGACTCCATCCACTCGCCAGAATTCAACAAAGCGCTAATTACTTAACTTTTCTTATCCGCAGAAAGAGTTTACGAGGACCACGAACTTTTGGTGGAGAATCTTCTCCTGTGGACGAGAGACTCCAAGAACAAATTGCTCTTCATGGAACGTCCCGACAAAACTCATCTCTTCCTCACACCGGAAAAATTCCTGCTCGGTCCGTCCGACAGAAGTAGCGCCGAGTACGACGACCATTCGCGTAACATACtactcgaagaatttttttccagcagCAACGTCGGGGTACCTGAGGTAAGGGGGTATTCCGCACCCGTTCCGCATCGCCGGGATTTCCGCCGATCACTACTGAGACTGATCCAATGATTGCAGGTCGAAGGTCCGCTTTACCTGAAATCCGACAGTAAGAAAGGGTGGAAGCGGTACCATTTCATTCTGCGAGCGTCGGGTCTTTACTACTGGCCGAAGGAGAAGGCAAGAAACGCGAGGGACTTGGTATGCCTGGCAACGTTCGACGTCAACCAAGTTTACTACGGGGtgggatggaaaaagaagtaCAAGGCGCCCACCGACTTCTGTTTCGCGGTTAAACACCCTCGTCTTCAGCAGCCAAAATCGACCAAGTACATAAAGTTTTTGTGCGCCGAAGACAGCGCCGCTCTCGAACGATGGATGATCGGAATTCGGATAGCGAAGTACGGAAGACAACTTATGGAAAATTACAGAACCCTCGTAGACGAATTGGCGCAAGAAGATCTCGATCTTTTGGCTCATGCGCGTTCATGCTCCGTTAGCTCAATCGCTACGCCTCCCAATCAGACTCAGTACAATACCACCAACGATAACGCCAGACAATTCACGGAGAATTCCAGGCACGTCGTTAACGAGGGCAGACTCAGCAGGGCTAGTAGCTCGAGTTCGTCGGGCTGCATGTCCGACGGAGCTCCCAGCAGTTGCGAGGTAAATTGACAACGTTTTCATCGGATGTCCCGTTCACTGTGGGATTCCACTTCGCTAGGTTTTTTCTGGTGTCTGATCGCGTTTTCTGATTCAGGTGGCGTTCGAGTGCGGCGAATTTCCTACGGGTACGATAAAGCGAAAGCCATCGATGAACCCGAAGCTACCGTTGACCTCCATAACGCGGCAGCTCAAAGAAGTCGGCGAGACCGTCCGCGACGAACCCGACAGTTGTCCGAGTCCGACGAGTTCGGGATCGGGAACTCTGACCAGGAGGCACAGCCGGCGGAGAAGTGGAACCGACTCGGATGGCTCGGGAACTCTGAAAAGGCATCATAGGTCGGGAAACGCCACCCCCGTCAGTCCCGTGCCACCCGGTACTCCGGTCAGGGAGAGAAATAGCCCCATAATTTACTCCAGGACGGAAAATATCGAGCCCAAAACTCCGACTAGTCCAATCCAGCAGTGTATGGTAAGTCTGATGTGAATTGCGAgcagaattttccgattcacgATGAATTGGCTGATCGGTTCGCTAATTCGCCGCGATTCTTTTACAGATGGATTCAATAACGTCGCTTCCTCCGCCCCCGTCGCCACCGAGGGGCACCGACGACGCGGAATTCGACGGTGAACCGCTTCCTCCGCCACCCCCGGAAATGTTCCGTTCGAACCTCTCCCTGGACagtctccctcctcctcccgctCCCGGTGAAATTCCGACCTGCCACAGTCCCGACTTGACCGGCTCCTCGCTGAGCCTCGCGTCGCTCCCTCCGCCGCCGAGTCCTCTCGTCGGGGAAACTGGTACGATAAGACGCGCCAGGCCCAAGCAATCGACCCCAACAAATTCGCTTTCCCCCGACGTTACGCCCACGCGCTCGCCCAGACCCGGAATTCAGATTTACGCGTCGCAAAACAACGGGCAAATTTATCCCGGTAGCCCCACGCTCCACGGCTCCAACGGCACCGGCAGCTCGAACGGATCGAACTGCTCGACTCCGACGAATTCCTACACGACGACGATGGCACCGACATCGCCTACCACTCCGAGTACGCCCACGTACGGGAATCCGGGGTCTCCTTGCTTCGCCGCGGTTCCTCCCCCCTTCGTTCCACCCCCGGCTTACGGGACGCAGCATAATTCCATTCCATCTAGGCAAAACTCTAAAAACGAATCCATCTACGGAGGGTCCCTTCAAATGAGTGGTAGCCAACCGATCAGGCCGAATCCGAACATGGACACCGTACGCAGGAGCGCTCTCAAGCAGGGGAGCGGCCATTACGCAGCCCCGCCGTACCTCGCCGAGCTTAAAGCCGCGTCGAGTCCTCAGCCGCAGAGGAGGGTCACGATCCAAGAACCTCCGACGTCTCCCAAGGCGAAAACTGGTACCGGGAAGAAGATATCCTTCAATTTACCCCCGCAGCAGGAACCCGGGAGTCCGGCGCTCCCTCAGAGGAAACCGATGCCCCCGAGGAGGTCGGACAGCACGAAATTAACGTCACCGAAGAAACTCGCGGCATCCGACCAAGCGCCGCCCGGGGACTTCCTCAAAGACCTCCAGAGGGTGATGAGGAAAAAGTGGCAGGTGGCGCAGAAGTGCAAACTCGACACAACCACAACGCCCCACGAAGTTCTCGGATTTCGGGATCCTCCGCCCGCCATTGCCGACTACAGGGAGACAAACGTATCGAATTGGGTCCAGGAACACTACGGGGCTGACAATCTTTACGAAAATGTCTACGCGACGGACCCGAACGCCCCGGTAGAGTACGCGAACAGTCCCACGAGGCACGCGGGTGGCGTCAGGTTCGCGGACGAAGTCAATACGAACAATATCGCGAACGCGATCGCTGGCAAGAGGCGCCCACCCCCACCTCCTCCCAAGAGGGCCGACACCACTCACCTCACGACGAGGGCCATGCACTGACAATAGCCAACGATCGAATCTCGCTTAGAAGAAGAAACGCCGGGGGAAGATCGTGTCCGTCAATGGTGGAGATGCTGTCTCTGCACCTCGTGGAAACATTGATCCGATTTCGCCGGTTCACCGGTGCTCGTTTCAGGGCTCGTGATAATTATCACTGCCATGTGCCACTTGTAGGAGTACACGAGTCTTGATTCGAGCGACGATCGAAGCCCCCTGGAAACATTGGACTTGCCgtagaaaatttgtaaatGGCAAAGCGCGCAATCTTCTTCCTGTAAGCGAGAGAACAGATCGACGGGAAGGACGAGGTGATTACAGGATTTCGGTACTCTCGACGCAGAGATACCTTTGTATACTTCATCTAACACGTAGAacatcaagtttttttttttt from Athalia rosae chromosome 1, iyAthRosa1.1, whole genome shotgun sequence carries:
- the LOC105683809 gene encoding ras-associated and pleckstrin homology domains-containing protein 1 isoform X1, coding for MLCGTFNKKKRKYTGEEYRLVVRSTALPRVTPVKEIAGNGVRRNKNRNLVVKDLLNSGLENVSSATLRPFNSDINTPRIDSYRFSMANLEDSQDVDLDAILGELCALERRCDGDIAATPAPDSQRQGRPNSARINTAENTDIGKNDGGMRTDSPDNDSAFSDTVSMLSSESSASSSGSGHKPPQNTMHTVPQQQPHHLMDAAGRAKAEKIRLALEKIREASVQKLFIKAFTLDGSGKSLLVDEGMSVAHVCRLLADKNHVPMDPKWAVVEHLPDLFMERVYEDHELLVENLLLWTRDSKNKLLFMERPDKTHLFLTPEKFLLGPSDRSSAEYDDHSRNILLEEFFSSSNVGVPEVEGPLYLKSDSKKGWKRYHFILRASGLYYWPKEKARNARDLVCLATFDVNQVYYGVGWKKKYKAPTDFCFAVKHPRLQQPKSTKYIKFLCAEDSAALERWMIGIRIAKYGRQLMENYRTLVDELAQEDLDLLAHARSCSVSSIATPPNQTQYNTTNDNARQFTENSRHVVNEGRLSRASSSSSSGCMSDGAPSSCEVAFECGEFPTGTIKRKPSMNPKLPLTSITRQLKEVGETVRDEPDSCPSPTSSGSGTLTRRHSRRRSGTDSDGSGTLKRHHRSGNATPVSPVPPGTPVRERNSPIIYSRTENIEPKTPTSPIQQCMMDSITSLPPPPSPPRGTDDAEFDGEPLPPPPPEMFRSNLSLDSLPPPPAPGEIPTCHSPDLTGSSLSLASLPPPPSPLVGETGTIRRARPKQSTPTNSLSPDVTPTRSPRPGIQIYASQNNGQIYPGSPTLHGSNGTGSSNGSNCSTPTNSYTTTMAPTSPTTPSTPTYGNPGSPCFAAVPPPFVPPPAYGTQHNSIPSRQNSKNESIYGGSLQMSGSQPIRPNPNMDTVRRSALKQGSGHYAAPPYLAELKAASSPQPQRRVTIQEPPTSPKAKTGTGKKISFNLPPQQEPGSPALPQRKPMPPRRSDSTKLTSPKKLAASDQAPPGDFLKDLQRVMRKKWQVAQKCKLDTTTTPHEVLGFRDPPPAIADYRETNVSNWVQEHYGADNLYENVYATDPNAPVEYANSPTRHAGGVRFADEVNTNNIANAIAGKRRPPPPPPKRADTTHLTTRAMH
- the LOC105683809 gene encoding ras-associated and pleckstrin homology domains-containing protein 1 isoform X2, with the translated sequence MDWLRRQDNNSKEVEINSLEISKESMIVSPDENTEDCYFEEDASVDEGMGLENVSSATLRPFNSDINTPRIDSYRFSMANLEDSQDVDLDAILGELCALERRCDGDIAATPAPDSQRQGRPNSARINTAENTDIGKNDGGMRTDSPDNDSAFSDTVSMLSSESSASSSGSGHKPPQNTMHTVPQQQPHHLMDAAGRAKAEKIRLALEKIREASVQKLFIKAFTLDGSGKSLLVDEGMSVAHVCRLLADKNHVPMDPKWAVVEHLPDLFMERVYEDHELLVENLLLWTRDSKNKLLFMERPDKTHLFLTPEKFLLGPSDRSSAEYDDHSRNILLEEFFSSSNVGVPEVEGPLYLKSDSKKGWKRYHFILRASGLYYWPKEKARNARDLVCLATFDVNQVYYGVGWKKKYKAPTDFCFAVKHPRLQQPKSTKYIKFLCAEDSAALERWMIGIRIAKYGRQLMENYRTLVDELAQEDLDLLAHARSCSVSSIATPPNQTQYNTTNDNARQFTENSRHVVNEGRLSRASSSSSSGCMSDGAPSSCEVAFECGEFPTGTIKRKPSMNPKLPLTSITRQLKEVGETVRDEPDSCPSPTSSGSGTLTRRHSRRRSGTDSDGSGTLKRHHRSGNATPVSPVPPGTPVRERNSPIIYSRTENIEPKTPTSPIQQCMMDSITSLPPPPSPPRGTDDAEFDGEPLPPPPPEMFRSNLSLDSLPPPPAPGEIPTCHSPDLTGSSLSLASLPPPPSPLVGETGTIRRARPKQSTPTNSLSPDVTPTRSPRPGIQIYASQNNGQIYPGSPTLHGSNGTGSSNGSNCSTPTNSYTTTMAPTSPTTPSTPTYGNPGSPCFAAVPPPFVPPPAYGTQHNSIPSRQNSKNESIYGGSLQMSGSQPIRPNPNMDTVRRSALKQGSGHYAAPPYLAELKAASSPQPQRRVTIQEPPTSPKAKTGTGKKISFNLPPQQEPGSPALPQRKPMPPRRSDSTKLTSPKKLAASDQAPPGDFLKDLQRVMRKKWQVAQKCKLDTTTTPHEVLGFRDPPPAIADYRETNVSNWVQEHYGADNLYENVYATDPNAPVEYANSPTRHAGGVRFADEVNTNNIANAIAGKRRPPPPPPKRADTTHLTTRAMH
- the LOC105683809 gene encoding ras-associated and pleckstrin homology domains-containing protein 1 isoform X4 — translated: MDKLFRWKSHKTHENGLENVSSATLRPFNSDINTPRIDSYRFSMANLEDSQDVDLDAILGELCALERRCDGDIAATPAPDSQRQGRPNSARINTAENTDIGKNDGGMRTDSPDNDSAFSDTVSMLSSESSASSSGSGHKPPQNTMHTVPQQQPHHLMDAAGRAKAEKIRLALEKIREASVQKLFIKAFTLDGSGKSLLVDEGMSVAHVCRLLADKNHVPMDPKWAVVEHLPDLFMERVYEDHELLVENLLLWTRDSKNKLLFMERPDKTHLFLTPEKFLLGPSDRSSAEYDDHSRNILLEEFFSSSNVGVPEVEGPLYLKSDSKKGWKRYHFILRASGLYYWPKEKARNARDLVCLATFDVNQVYYGVGWKKKYKAPTDFCFAVKHPRLQQPKSTKYIKFLCAEDSAALERWMIGIRIAKYGRQLMENYRTLVDELAQEDLDLLAHARSCSVSSIATPPNQTQYNTTNDNARQFTENSRHVVNEGRLSRASSSSSSGCMSDGAPSSCEVAFECGEFPTGTIKRKPSMNPKLPLTSITRQLKEVGETVRDEPDSCPSPTSSGSGTLTRRHSRRRSGTDSDGSGTLKRHHRSGNATPVSPVPPGTPVRERNSPIIYSRTENIEPKTPTSPIQQCMMDSITSLPPPPSPPRGTDDAEFDGEPLPPPPPEMFRSNLSLDSLPPPPAPGEIPTCHSPDLTGSSLSLASLPPPPSPLVGETGTIRRARPKQSTPTNSLSPDVTPTRSPRPGIQIYASQNNGQIYPGSPTLHGSNGTGSSNGSNCSTPTNSYTTTMAPTSPTTPSTPTYGNPGSPCFAAVPPPFVPPPAYGTQHNSIPSRQNSKNESIYGGSLQMSGSQPIRPNPNMDTVRRSALKQGSGHYAAPPYLAELKAASSPQPQRRVTIQEPPTSPKAKTGTGKKISFNLPPQQEPGSPALPQRKPMPPRRSDSTKLTSPKKLAASDQAPPGDFLKDLQRVMRKKWQVAQKCKLDTTTTPHEVLGFRDPPPAIADYRETNVSNWVQEHYGADNLYENVYATDPNAPVEYANSPTRHAGGVRFADEVNTNNIANAIAGKRRPPPPPPKRADTTHLTTRAMH
- the LOC105683809 gene encoding ras-associated and pleckstrin homology domains-containing protein 1 isoform X5 — protein: MLVYPGSNESILGYFTIKDSQDVDLDAILGELCALERRCDGDIAATPAPDSQRQGRPNSARINTAENTDIGKNDGGMRTDSPDNDSAFSDTVSMLSSESSASSSGSGHKPPQNTMHTVPQQQPHHLMDAAGRAKAEKIRLALEKIREASVQKLFIKAFTLDGSGKSLLVDEGMSVAHVCRLLADKNHVPMDPKWAVVEHLPDLFMERVYEDHELLVENLLLWTRDSKNKLLFMERPDKTHLFLTPEKFLLGPSDRSSAEYDDHSRNILLEEFFSSSNVGVPEVEGPLYLKSDSKKGWKRYHFILRASGLYYWPKEKARNARDLVCLATFDVNQVYYGVGWKKKYKAPTDFCFAVKHPRLQQPKSTKYIKFLCAEDSAALERWMIGIRIAKYGRQLMENYRTLVDELAQEDLDLLAHARSCSVSSIATPPNQTQYNTTNDNARQFTENSRHVVNEGRLSRASSSSSSGCMSDGAPSSCEVAFECGEFPTGTIKRKPSMNPKLPLTSITRQLKEVGETVRDEPDSCPSPTSSGSGTLTRRHSRRRSGTDSDGSGTLKRHHRSGNATPVSPVPPGTPVRERNSPIIYSRTENIEPKTPTSPIQQCMMDSITSLPPPPSPPRGTDDAEFDGEPLPPPPPEMFRSNLSLDSLPPPPAPGEIPTCHSPDLTGSSLSLASLPPPPSPLVGETGTIRRARPKQSTPTNSLSPDVTPTRSPRPGIQIYASQNNGQIYPGSPTLHGSNGTGSSNGSNCSTPTNSYTTTMAPTSPTTPSTPTYGNPGSPCFAAVPPPFVPPPAYGTQHNSIPSRQNSKNESIYGGSLQMSGSQPIRPNPNMDTVRRSALKQGSGHYAAPPYLAELKAASSPQPQRRVTIQEPPTSPKAKTGTGKKISFNLPPQQEPGSPALPQRKPMPPRRSDSTKLTSPKKLAASDQAPPGDFLKDLQRVMRKKWQVAQKCKLDTTTTPHEVLGFRDPPPAIADYRETNVSNWVQEHYGADNLYENVYATDPNAPVEYANSPTRHAGGVRFADEVNTNNIANAIAGKRRPPPPPPKRADTTHLTTRAMH
- the LOC105683809 gene encoding ras-associated and pleckstrin homology domains-containing protein 1 isoform X3: MERYEEEGGEDSDNETDPEQLLNEWLGELDNLTVGLENVSSATLRPFNSDINTPRIDSYRFSMANLEDSQDVDLDAILGELCALERRCDGDIAATPAPDSQRQGRPNSARINTAENTDIGKNDGGMRTDSPDNDSAFSDTVSMLSSESSASSSGSGHKPPQNTMHTVPQQQPHHLMDAAGRAKAEKIRLALEKIREASVQKLFIKAFTLDGSGKSLLVDEGMSVAHVCRLLADKNHVPMDPKWAVVEHLPDLFMERVYEDHELLVENLLLWTRDSKNKLLFMERPDKTHLFLTPEKFLLGPSDRSSAEYDDHSRNILLEEFFSSSNVGVPEVEGPLYLKSDSKKGWKRYHFILRASGLYYWPKEKARNARDLVCLATFDVNQVYYGVGWKKKYKAPTDFCFAVKHPRLQQPKSTKYIKFLCAEDSAALERWMIGIRIAKYGRQLMENYRTLVDELAQEDLDLLAHARSCSVSSIATPPNQTQYNTTNDNARQFTENSRHVVNEGRLSRASSSSSSGCMSDGAPSSCEVAFECGEFPTGTIKRKPSMNPKLPLTSITRQLKEVGETVRDEPDSCPSPTSSGSGTLTRRHSRRRSGTDSDGSGTLKRHHRSGNATPVSPVPPGTPVRERNSPIIYSRTENIEPKTPTSPIQQCMMDSITSLPPPPSPPRGTDDAEFDGEPLPPPPPEMFRSNLSLDSLPPPPAPGEIPTCHSPDLTGSSLSLASLPPPPSPLVGETGTIRRARPKQSTPTNSLSPDVTPTRSPRPGIQIYASQNNGQIYPGSPTLHGSNGTGSSNGSNCSTPTNSYTTTMAPTSPTTPSTPTYGNPGSPCFAAVPPPFVPPPAYGTQHNSIPSRQNSKNESIYGGSLQMSGSQPIRPNPNMDTVRRSALKQGSGHYAAPPYLAELKAASSPQPQRRVTIQEPPTSPKAKTGTGKKISFNLPPQQEPGSPALPQRKPMPPRRSDSTKLTSPKKLAASDQAPPGDFLKDLQRVMRKKWQVAQKCKLDTTTTPHEVLGFRDPPPAIADYRETNVSNWVQEHYGADNLYENVYATDPNAPVEYANSPTRHAGGVRFADEVNTNNIANAIAGKRRPPPPPPKRADTTHLTTRAMH